ttgtttgtacagatgaacgtggtaccttcaggcatttggaaattcctcccaagaatgaaccagacttgtggaggtctataatgttttttctgaggttttggctgatttcttttgattttcccatgatgtcaagcaaagaggcactgagtttgaaggtaggccttgaaatacatccacaggtacacctccaattgactcaaatgatgtcaattagcctatcagaagcttctaaagccatgacataattttctggcatttttaagctgtttaaaggcacagtcaacttagagtatgtaaacttctgacccactggaattgtgatacagtgaagtataagtgaaataatctgtctgtaaacaattgctggaaaaatgacttgtgtcgtgcacaaagtagatgttctaaccgacttgccaaaactatagacatttgtggagtggttgaaaaacgagttttaatgactccaacctaagtgtatgtaaacttccgacttcaactgtttctttttttctttttttaaataaatttgtaccccccttttttctccccaatttcgtagtatccaattgttagtagttactgtctcgTCTCATCGCTATGAGACAagaatatccctaccggccaaaccctctctaacccggatgacgctaggccaattgtgcgtcgccccatggagcTCCCGGTtgcggctggctgcgacagagcctgggctcgaacccagagtctgggTGAGAGGCTCAGAAAAGATACAGTtgaaggcctcccgggtggcgcagtggtctaaggcactgcatcgcagtgctagctgtatcTTTAATACAAAATGATTTCTATACTTGGCACAAATTGTGTGATATATTAGCAGAAGCATGCTGCAGTAGGTTTGCACAACTAGTTTTGTGGTTTGCACTTGCAAACAGGATTTACTGGATTTACTGCTAACCACTAGGTAGCCGAGATCGAATccctaagctgacaaggtaaaaatctgtcgttctgcctttgaacaaggcagttaactaactcactgttcctaggctgtcattgaaaataagaatttgttcttaactgacttgcctagttaaataaaggttaaatagaaaTTCATAAAAATCATATGACATGCTCTAAAATGgcacaaataaatgtttcacaaaaAAAACAGCTATATTCCTTCCTGAGAGGTAATGCTTATGCTTTATCATCATGTTTTCACCAAATAGTTATCTAATAAGAAATTGTATGTATTTTTAGAATGAATTTGATTATTTtaaaggagaaatagagaaatgtGCAGGTGTATAAAATATTTCATCTTACAACATGTTATCTTATCACATCAATGATGTATTATCAAACTGCACATGAATAGACCAACAAACAATTAAAGATAAAAAAAAAGAAAGGCACTTATTTGTAAACATTTTAAAACAAGACATTGAGACTGCGATATAGGATATGCATACATGGGCAATGCACATTGTTATAAAAAGCTTGATAATACAAGACTTGAAATGAGATCCAGTGGGCATATAGTGCCTTTTATGATGCTATATTGGAACACCATTAGACAAATATATACTTTGTGTTTATAAAACAATACACAGCCAGGGAATTCTACGAAACTATAACACAGTAATATTTGCAGTGGGCATTGCGTCGTAATTAAAACAGGACAGAACCAAAAGAGGCAAATCGGATAAAGGACATTGATTTTGTCAAACCACAAGAAATGATCTTCTCATTGTCTTAGTTCCACTGTTTTTATCACCATCTCTATGCAATTGGCCAATAATTTTGTTCAACCATCACTGGTGAACAGTCTGTAACATTAGGGTTACCTGTACTGTACATGGTTCTATACATTCTATTTCTAACTTCAACATAGAAAATGTTCCTATAGTACAGGCCAGCTGAGTACACCTTAGTATTGCACATTTATTAGTAAAGGAGATGtggtaaaaaaaaagttttttttacatttgatgtCACTTCCTCTTTTAGGGACTACATAGTACTGGTGAGAGGCTCAGAAACTGTGCAGCAGAGCTGATAATATAAATGTCCAACTAAGATTGAGAGGCAAATGAACATGGATAAATGCAATTTGATATGCAGTCATAGGAGGGACTGCTGGGAGCTTTGACCATGTTCATTTGACCATGTGTTCTCAGAAATGATCTGTGCTTTGTGCAAACAGACATTTGGCCTCCGCCTCTTTTAATCGCTTTGGCCTAGTGTGATCGCACTGCCTGAAAGACCAATGTGATGTCACTTCCTGTTTGTGTCCTCAGATTGGCAGCATTTGCCAAGAACTTCATAACCCCACACCACGTGTTCAATTGGCCTTAGTTTCTAGCCTACTGGGATAACTGCTGAGTGTAAACACCGAGGTGGGACAGCGCAGTCTGTATATCAACATCATTTCATTTATTTTCATAATATCAAATAAACCCACGAAAATGTGGAAAGGTACAGACCGTACAGTAAGTGTATTTTATCTGGCTGTCCAGTAGTGCCGAGTTGACAAAAACATGTAGGGAAGTGATAACTTTAAGAGAAGTTAATCTTATTGTAGTGTGTTTTTCTCCCATTGATCTACATACATTGAgtatacaaaatattaagaacacctgctctttccatgacataactTGACCAGTTGGGTgggtgttttgtacactcagtgtatttgtcCCTTATCATTCCTTTAACTCATTTGCATGCTACACTTCTCTCTTTTACACTCCTTTCTTTTCTCTGGAAAATCTCTTTAAACTTCCCTCCTCCCTCAGATGTGAGCTTGCTTCTCTTCTCCCACATCCTTCCTCAGTTTCCACAGCAATGGGCAGGGCTGGTCTGGGTAGGCTGTCTGAGGTCCACTGGAGGTCCTCCTCGAACCCCAGCACTGCCAGCTACTCCACCCAGTGGCTCACTCTTGGGCAGTTTCTTGgctagaaaaaaagagagacaacaaatcATGGTACTGTATACCACTTAGAACAATTATAGTATGTGTTGCTTATAGTTGAGATGGCAATGGTATACACAAGGAGACCGCTGCTCATATTTGGGTGTACAGCGAGGTTTTATCACCCTCTTGTGGATACAGAGGGACATTATCCCTTAGATGTGTCAAGGTAAGGAGTAAACTATCCATAGCAAAAACAAATGCTCTGTTAGGAATTGTGTTATGATTAGTTTTGACTGATAACGAGTACATAACATTAAATATGGAAGCCCTCGAGAAAGAAAGTCAGTGACATCTCCAACAGCCCATTTCAACACTATGAATTTGGATGATGGCGTGTCAGATGTGACTCACCTATGGCCAGGAAGAGGTTGTTGACATTCATGGCTGTCTTGGCAGAGGTCTCCATGAAGAGAAGACTGTTGTCAGCAGCATAACCCTGACCATCCTGAAAAAACACAACAGACATACAgacctgctacacacacacacatcactgcaCAAGCATTTGGCCATTATCTCACTATCTTGGGTGTGAGGTATACACACAGGAGCCTACCGTATACTCCACCGCTCTGTTAGCAGACCAATCGGCTTTGTTGCCCGCTAAGGCTATCACCATGTTTGTACTGGCCTGTTTCTGGAGCTCGCTCACCCAGGCTTTGGCTCGTACAAAGGTCTCCTATCCAGAGCAGAAAATAAAGATCAGATATGGCCAGAAGGAACAGGGAAGATATACTAGCCTGAAATGCATGTCCTTCTCAAACATCTGGCTCAAACCTGTGCCCATGTGGTATAGTGTAAATGTAGGATATTGCGAAATTTCTGGCGAGAATAATTAACTGACGCTAATTAAAGACTTCACTACATATGAGTGGAAAAagtgagaggaagagataggAGTCATTGTGCAGGAAGGAGATGGGCTGGACAGGAGGATTGTGAGAGGggatgagagcgagagcgagataaAGGGGTAGATGGAGCatttgataaaggagagagatatgTTATCATCTAAGATGTACATACTGTGTTGGTAATGTCATAGACCACTATGGCTGCCTGAGCTCCTCTGTAGTACATAGGTGCCAGGCTGTGGTAGCGTTCCTGACCAGCCGTGTCCCAGATCTCAAACTTCACCATGGCACTGTCCACACTCACCATCTGAGTCAGAAAGGCCGCTGAGAGAAGGCGAACATGGGAGATGCTTTAGCCTACAAAATAGTAGTGAGCGGAGTTAACGGATACGTAAATTGATGAAAAAGATAACCTTGTGGGTCAGATAGAAAAGAACGATAGAGGAAAAGTgtgcaaaatgtgaaaaagtctcTGTGGAAAATGTTAACATATGGACAAACAGAAAGGAGGAGGTCAGATGACCAGATGTAAAATATGACCTGAAGAAGAAGTCATATTGGTCTACAGAGGAGAGTATTCTGGTGTATGGTTGGTACTCTACCCC
This genomic window from Oncorhynchus nerka isolate Pitt River linkage group LG2, Oner_Uvic_2.0, whole genome shotgun sequence contains:
- the LOC115141121 gene encoding ras-related protein Rab-5B-like, with protein sequence MAGRPSRPSGQPQSSKVSQFKLVLLGETSVGKSSLLLQFVKGQYQDFGESTIGAAFLTQMVSVDSAMVKFEIWDTAGQERYHSLAPMYYRGAQAAIVVYDITNTETFVRAKAWVSELQKQASTNMVIALAGNKADWSANRAVEYTDGQGYAADNSLLFMETSAKTAMNVNNLFLAIAKKLPKSEPLGGVAGSAGVRGGPPVDLRQPTQTSPAHCCGN